In Ochotona princeps isolate mOchPri1 chromosome 22, mOchPri1.hap1, whole genome shotgun sequence, the following are encoded in one genomic region:
- the THBD gene encoding thrombomodulin, translated as MSDAAAQGLRAAATSVRMGLRAATAPAPAPKQRPRLPRSPHPVRPGGMLRVFLALGALAPAGRALPTHAELPQPVGSQCVEHDCFALFRGPATFLAASQTCERRRGHLMTVRSSVAGDVISLLLSGDSTSLWIGLQLPPGCSDPTHLGPLRGFQWVTGDNRTSYSRWARLDGSGGVPLCGPLCVTVSAAAAGVAAPGEPAWEEQPCDAEADGFLCEFNFAASCRPLVVQAGVAADAHFSSTYNTPFGGQGADFQALPVGSSAIVSPLDLELTCAVPPGAAEGSWDRESPGAWDCSVENGGCQFACNASAGAPHCLCPTDTTMRADGRSCAATAMAVTTVTPCEALCQHFCVPTPNAPFYSCICDTGYRLAADGHHCEDIDDCAQEPNPCQQRCINTKGGFECHCDPGFELVDGVCVKDPCLAADCEYQCQQVGANDYRCICSDGFMPVPNEPHRCQMFCNNTACPAICDTDKNGHTCMCPEGFILDDGDMCADIDECASDQCQGECRNLPGSYECVCGPDTPLAGQISTDCYPDQTSSREVGGRLGNEDGSGELPGPTPGATLTVPPARPVHSGVVIGTSIASLSLVVALLALLCHLRKKKGSKRSELEYKSGSPGKEVVLQQVRTENTPQKLC; from the coding sequence ATGTCAGACGCTGCCGCGCAGGGGCTGCGCGCCGCAGCCACAAGCGTCCGAATGGGACTGCGCGCAGCgacggccccggccccggccccgaaGCAGCGCCCGCGCCTTCCCAGGAGCCCGCACCCGGTGCGCCCCGGCGGCATGCTCCGCGTCTTCCTGGCGCTGGGCGCACTGGCCCCAGCCGGCCGGGCGCTCCCGACGCACGCAGAGTTGCCGCAACCCGTTGGCAGCCAGTGTGTGGAGCACGACTGTTTCGCCCTTTTCCGAGGCCCCGCAACCTTTCTCGCGGCCAGCCAAACTTGCGAGCGCCGGCGCGGCCACCTGATGACCGTGCGCTCCTCAGTGGCTGGGGATGTCATCTCCTTGCTGCTCAGCGGCGACAGCACAAGCCTCTGGAtcggcctgcagcttcctcccgGCTGCAGCGACCCTACGCATCTCGGGCCCCTGCGCGGCTTTCAGTGGGTGACAGGCGACAACCGCACCAGCTACAGCAGGTGGGCCCGGCTCGACGGTAGCGGCGGGGTGCCCCTGTGCGGCCCTCTGTGTGTTACGgtctccgccgccgccgccggagtCGCCGCACCCGGCGAGCCGGCGTGGGAGGAGCAGCCGTGTGACGCCGAGGCCGACGGCTTCCTCTGCGAGTTCAACTTCGCGGCCTCCTGCAGGCCCCTGGTGGTGCAGGCCGGCGTCGCGGCGGACGCGCACTTCTCTAGTACCTACAATACACCGTTTGGCGGCCAAGGCGCTGACTTCCAGGCGCTGCCAGTGGGCAGCTCGGCCATCGTGTCGCCCCTGGACTTGGAGCTCACGTGCGCTGTGCCTCCCGGAGCCGCCGAAGGGAGCTGGGACCGGGAATCCCCTGGCGCCTGGGACTGCAGCGTGGAAAACGGTGGCTGCCAGTTCGCGTGCAACGCGAGCGCGGGAGCTCCCCACTGCTTGTGCCCTACGGACACCACAATGCGCGCTGACGGGCGCTCGTGCGCAGCGACGGCGATGGCGGTGACCACGGTGACACCATGTGAAGCCCTGTGCCAGCATTTCTGCGTTCCCACCCCTAACGCGCCCTTCTACTCCTGCATTTGCGATACTGGCTACCGGCTGGCAGCAGATGGGCACCACTGCGAGGACATCGACGACTGTGCCCAGGAGCCCAACCCGTGTCAGCAGCGCTGCATCAACACTAAAGGCGGGTTTGAATGTCACTGCGACCCGGGCTTCGAGCTGGTGGACGGCGTGTGCGTGAAGGACCCGTGCCTCGCCGCCGACTGCGAGTACCAGTGCCAGCAGGTGGGCGCCAACGACTACCGTTGCATCTGCTCTGATGGTTTCATGCCCGTCCCCAACGAGCCACACCGCTGTCAGATGTTCTGCAACAACACTGCTTGCCCTGCCATCTGTGACACCGACAAGAATGGGCACACTTGCATGTGTCCCGAAGGATTTATTCTTGACGACGGGGACATGTGCGCCGACATCGACGAATGCGCCAGCGACCAATGCCAGGGCGAGTGCCGTAACCTTCCTGGCAGCTACGAGTGCGTGTGTGGGCCCGACACGCCCCTGGCCGGCCAGATCAGCACGGACTGCTATCCGGATCAGACGAGCAGCCGTGAGGTCGGCGGTAGACTTGGCAACGAAGACGGCTCCGGAGAGCTGCCCGGCCCCACGCCCGGTGCCACCTTGACCGTGCCGCCTGCCAGGCCGGTGCACTCGGGCGTGGTCATCGGGACCTCCATTGCCAGCCTGTCCCTGGTGGTGGCGCTATTGGCGCTCCTTTGCCACCTGCGCAAGAAGAAGGGTTCCAAGCGCAGTGAGCTGGAGTACAAGAGCGGCTCCCCGGGCAAGGAGGTGGTGCTGCAGCAGGTGCGGACAGAGAACACACCACAGAAATTGTGCTAA